The DNA window GCAGCACACAAACTTCTTGAGTTGCTGATGGTAATACTTTTAAAAGCCCTGTGTAATTAAaagtgtatatgtatatgtgtgtgtgtgtatgtgtgtatatatatattattttttttttcccccccaaatgcAGGGAGCTCAGTTTTTAACAGAACTTGCCCCTCTGTGCAGGATATCTTCATCAGATGGAGAGGAATACACCATTTATAGGTAaggttttcccctttttcttcttacctTGACATACCATGCACTTTTACTGAAACTTAACACTTTTGCAGTTGTATACGAGGACGTCTGATAGAAGTGAATGAAAACATTCTTAGCAATCCAGCTATTCTGCaagaaaaggtaagaaaaacttttttgcttttttattttctaacttttaTTTCGCTACTAACTTCAGCCTTGCTTTTTAGCCATCAACGGAGGGATACATCGCTGTAGTTCTGCCCAAATTTGAAGAAAGCAAGAGTATAACTCAAGGACTTCTGACGCAAAAGGAGTATGAGGAAGTTTTGTTGAAACGTCTTAATTCTTCTTCATGAAATTAATTATCCAGGTATCATCTGTATTTGATACTAAGTAAGCTACTTTTGTGCACTGTAACTGTCATGGTATTGAAAGGCCTAGTGCctgttttttaaagtggaaCTCCAAAACAGTTGTTTCATAGAAGAATAAAACTGTTCAAATAGTTTGTAtattaaaatttgctttcttttttttctctcgaTTCTAGCactgcaagttttaaaataagcacaGAATGGTATGTGGAGAGTATTTATGTTCCACAGGCAGCTTTGCTTCTGCTCAGTACAAGCAtaacacatacagaaaaatcatCTGATTTAGCTATCACTTAATTTAGCTAAACTAGTACAATGTGGAGTTTGACAAAGgtgaattgaaaataaaaatgcaacagaagcCTATGTACAAAGAGCAGATAAacttgaaaatatgtatttcacaCCAGGTTCTATTTTCATAGAGTTGAGTAATGCCCTCTGTACAGAAGTTTGTCATAATCAGTatctattttcttaaattttaaatggtatAATGTAATGTCTACATAATACTTAGGTGGTTCTACATGCAATTCAAATTCTGCtcagtaagttttaaaaaaaaaaaaagtaagcaacAGCTGCCATCTACAAATAAAgatagtaaaagaaaaagggtttGAGTCAAGAGTATTAATCACTTAGAAATAGACTTTTGGAAATATGAATCATGTCAACAAGATTGAAATTCAGTGGTGCAGCTACTGAAAgagggttgggtttgtttttttttctagaactACTTCATTGCAGGTATAACTCGTAACTAAGGTAACATTTCAGTGCTTCAGGCCGCAGCCTTTCAGACTATATTCCTGATTCTGCTTTATCAAATACATAGACTGAAATAGGCCAGAGATGAGTTTACAGACTTCAGCAGTAGTGTTACATATAGCATATGCAGCACAAGGGTCTTGATATAAAATGTCTATTAGCAGCATCTTTGGGTTGAAACATCCATTAAGACATTCATAAGCATTAATTACAAACCTGGTATCAATAGTGAGCATAGGAAAGGCATTcacattataaaaatacataacgATTAGACTAGTTGGTGTTGTAATTGCTAAGTAATGGGACATCTATTAGATGTGACAAAGGTCAAcagttttaattcaaattaaccTGGTTTGACTTTCCACAAATGAAAGCAATACTGAGAATTCAGCAAGTGTTATTTTCAAATGGGAGTTCCTGCATTTCTAAGTGCTATAATTACTTGCTCTCTAAAAATGTCATGTTTGTTACATGATTTTCTAAAGACTTGATGCCAAATGTCTCAGCTCTCCTTTCTGGAGTATGTGCATTTGTACCAGTTCGTATTCTGTCTTCTctccatggtggagcaggttTAAGACAGCCATTTCCTGctttattctgtattaaaaaaaaaagatttcttaaaaccaaacaaaacaacccctaACAAAAaccttccccccaaaaaactttaaaatactgcagatgAACCAAGTACTCACCTTTCTCAGTAACTTGCAGCAAAGTGGAAGAAGCTGACATAACAGAGTCATCACGTTCCTTGTTTTCAGGATGCATGCATCAACCTAAACAAGGCAATTAGAGTAGAGTAAGACCACTGATTACTTTTATTAGGCAATTGTTTAATACATGAGATGATGATATACCATTTCAAGCTTGAATaggtaatatttttccttcataaatCCCTTCTAATGAAAAGGTTTTGcctagctttttaaaatttctctatATAGTACATGTAAAGCAACAGCATCCCTTCTGTTAACCCAAGACTTGAGCTAGGAAGCAGAAGGGAATGACACACATCCCAGGAGAAGGaactaataataatataatagtAAACAGTAATATA is part of the Balearica regulorum gibbericeps isolate bBalReg1 chromosome 2, bBalReg1.pri, whole genome shotgun sequence genome and encodes:
- the ABITRAM gene encoding protein Abitram, coding for MAAAPGGAERYFTRWYKPDVKGRPCEDFCVLQHSNRICVITLAEAHPLLQTGKTITSINYQISANCSRLQNKVSGKSKRGAQFLTELAPLCRISSSDGEEYTIYSCIRGRLIEVNENILSNPAILQEKPSTEGYIAVVLPKFEESKSITQGLLTQKEYEEVLLKRLNSSS